A DNA window from Halorubrum sp. DM2 contains the following coding sequences:
- a CDS encoding 2-isopropylmalate synthase, whose amino-acid sequence MASNVEIGPVRIFDTTLRDGEQSPRTSFSYDEKRRIAATLDDMNTHVIEAGFPVNSDAEFEAVSDIAAATDTTVCGLARVVDGDIEAAIDSGVEMVHVFVSTSDVQLEDSMHATREEAKGRAVDAVEQVKDAGVECMFSPMDATRTDPDYLIDIVEAVSDAGTDWINIPDTCGVGMPTSFGQTVEAVVEATDARVDVHTHDDFGMAAANAVMGFENGAEQAQVSVNGIGERAGNAAYEEVVMAVESVYGVDTGIDTTQITKLARIVEEASDIPVPANKPVTGRNAFAHESGIHAAGVIENSDTFETGVMTPEMVGAEREFVLGKHTGTHSVRKHLVEAGFDPTDGEVRKITKRVKEYGAGKRRVTAGDVERFAEEADVTREEEVRV is encoded by the coding sequence ATAGCTTCTAACGTCGAAATCGGTCCTGTCAGGATCTTCGACACGACCCTGCGAGACGGAGAACAGTCACCACGTACTTCGTTCAGCTACGACGAGAAACGCCGCATAGCGGCGACGCTGGACGACATGAACACCCACGTCATCGAGGCGGGGTTCCCGGTCAACTCGGATGCGGAGTTCGAGGCCGTCAGCGACATCGCCGCCGCGACGGACACCACCGTCTGCGGGCTGGCCCGCGTCGTCGACGGCGACATCGAGGCCGCCATCGACTCCGGCGTCGAAATGGTCCACGTGTTCGTCTCCACCAGCGACGTTCAGCTGGAGGATTCGATGCACGCGACCCGCGAGGAGGCGAAAGGGCGCGCGGTCGACGCCGTCGAGCAGGTCAAAGACGCCGGCGTCGAGTGTATGTTCTCGCCGATGGACGCGACCCGGACGGACCCGGACTACCTGATCGACATCGTCGAGGCGGTCAGCGACGCGGGCACCGACTGGATCAACATTCCCGACACCTGCGGCGTCGGGATGCCGACCAGCTTCGGGCAGACCGTGGAGGCCGTCGTCGAGGCGACAGACGCCCGCGTCGACGTCCACACCCACGACGACTTCGGGATGGCCGCGGCCAACGCCGTCATGGGCTTCGAGAACGGCGCGGAGCAGGCGCAGGTGTCGGTCAACGGGATCGGCGAGCGCGCCGGCAACGCCGCCTACGAGGAGGTCGTGATGGCCGTCGAGTCGGTGTACGGCGTCGACACCGGCATCGACACGACCCAGATCACCAAGCTGGCACGGATCGTCGAGGAGGCCTCGGACATCCCGGTGCCGGCGAACAAGCCCGTCACCGGACGGAACGCGTTCGCCCACGAGTCGGGCATCCACGCCGCCGGCGTCATCGAGAACAGCGACACGTTCGAGACCGGCGTGATGACCCCGGAGATGGTCGGGGCCGAACGCGAGTTCGTGCTGGGCAAACACACCGGCACCCACAGCGTGCGCAAGCACCTGGTGGAGGCCGGCTTCGACCCGACGGACGGCGAGGTCCGGAAGATTACGAAGCGGGTCAAGGAGTACGGTGCCGGCAAGCGGCGGGTGACGGCCGGCGACGTCGAGCGGTTCGCCGAGGAGGCGGACGTGACGCGCGAGGAGGAGGTCCGGGTCTGA
- the ilvB gene encoding biosynthetic-type acetolactate synthase large subunit — MSDTAAQPRSDGDESDGSSADATGEAAADDPTDPDDEQPAGPVSTGAESVVAALEAAGAKTAFGVQGGAIMPVYDALYDSSIRHVTMAHEQGAAHAADAYGVVAGEPGLCMATSGPGATNLVTGIADADMDSDAMLALTGQVPTEFVGNDAFQETDTVGVTRPITKHNYFAGGADTVGDTVGEAFELSRAGRPGPTLVDLPKDVTQDETDRTPGPATPPAGTDPDPNADADAVEAAARAIESAERPVCLFGGGVIKGDASDEARTFARSYGIPVTTTMPGIGSFPEDDDLCLSWAGMHGTGYANLAITHTDCLIAVGTRFDDRLTGGIDTFAPEAEVIHVDIDPAEISKNVYADYPLIGDAGRVLDQLTAAVREAPDAEAWRERCAEWKETYPLTYATPDDEPLKPQFVVEAFDEATDDDTIVTTGVGQHQMWASQFWSYSEPRTWVSSHGLGTMGYGVPAAVGARVAADTMGEEDRDVVCFDGDGSFLMTMQELSVAVREELDITVAVLNNEYIGMVRQWQDAFYEGRHMASEYSWMPEFDKLAEAFGALGLRVDDYDEVAPAVEEALDYDGPAVIDFHVDPEENVLPMVPSGGANGKFAAVEDQL; from the coding sequence ATGAGCGATACAGCAGCACAGCCGCGATCCGACGGAGACGAGTCGGACGGTTCGTCCGCCGACGCGACCGGCGAGGCCGCGGCCGACGACCCGACCGACCCGGACGACGAACAGCCCGCGGGACCCGTCTCGACCGGCGCTGAATCGGTCGTCGCCGCCCTCGAAGCCGCGGGCGCGAAGACCGCCTTCGGCGTTCAGGGCGGGGCGATCATGCCCGTCTACGACGCCCTGTACGACTCGTCGATCCGGCACGTGACGATGGCCCACGAGCAGGGTGCGGCCCACGCCGCCGACGCGTACGGCGTCGTCGCCGGCGAGCCCGGACTCTGTATGGCCACCTCCGGTCCGGGCGCGACGAACCTCGTCACCGGTATCGCCGACGCCGACATGGACTCGGACGCAATGTTAGCGCTGACCGGGCAGGTCCCCACGGAGTTCGTCGGCAACGACGCGTTCCAGGAGACGGACACGGTCGGCGTCACCCGACCGATCACCAAGCACAACTACTTCGCCGGCGGGGCCGACACCGTCGGCGACACCGTCGGCGAGGCGTTCGAGCTGTCGCGGGCCGGCCGCCCCGGTCCGACGCTCGTCGACCTCCCGAAGGACGTGACGCAGGACGAGACCGACCGGACGCCCGGCCCGGCGACGCCGCCCGCGGGGACCGACCCCGACCCGAACGCGGACGCCGACGCGGTCGAGGCGGCCGCGCGCGCCATCGAATCGGCCGAGCGCCCCGTCTGCCTGTTCGGCGGCGGCGTCATCAAGGGCGACGCGAGCGACGAGGCCCGGACGTTCGCCCGTAGCTACGGGATCCCGGTGACGACGACGATGCCGGGCATCGGATCGTTCCCCGAGGACGACGACCTCTGTCTCTCGTGGGCGGGGATGCACGGCACCGGCTACGCGAACCTCGCGATCACCCACACCGACTGCCTGATCGCGGTCGGGACGCGGTTCGACGACCGGCTCACCGGCGGGATCGACACGTTCGCGCCCGAGGCCGAGGTGATCCACGTCGACATCGACCCCGCTGAGATCTCGAAGAACGTCTACGCCGACTACCCGCTGATCGGCGACGCCGGGCGCGTCTTGGACCAGCTGACCGCCGCGGTCCGCGAGGCCCCCGACGCCGAGGCGTGGCGCGAGCGGTGCGCGGAGTGGAAGGAGACGTACCCGCTCACGTACGCGACCCCCGACGACGAGCCGCTGAAGCCGCAGTTCGTCGTCGAGGCGTTCGACGAGGCGACGGACGACGACACCATCGTCACCACGGGCGTCGGCCAACACCAGATGTGGGCCTCGCAGTTCTGGTCGTACTCGGAGCCGCGGACGTGGGTCTCCTCGCACGGACTCGGCACGATGGGCTACGGCGTGCCCGCCGCGGTCGGCGCGCGCGTCGCGGCCGACACGATGGGCGAAGAGGACCGCGACGTGGTGTGTTTCGACGGCGACGGCTCCTTTTTGATGACGATGCAGGAGCTGTCGGTCGCGGTCCGCGAGGAGTTGGACATCACGGTCGCCGTGCTCAACAACGAGTACATCGGGATGGTCCGACAGTGGCAGGACGCGTTCTACGAGGGACGCCACATGGCCTCGGAGTACAGCTGGATGCCCGAGTTCGACAAGCTGGCCGAGGCGTTCGGCGCGCTCGGGCTGCGCGTCGACGACTACGACGAGGTCGCCCCCGCCGTCGAGGAGGCGCTCGACTACGACGGGCCGGCCGTGATCGACTTCCATGTCGACCCCGAGGAGAACGTCCTGCCGATGGTGCCGAGCGGCGGTGCGAACGGCAAGTTCGCGGCCGTGGAGGACCAGCTATGA
- the ilvN gene encoding acetolactate synthase small subunit, with the protein MSGDTSDSRPLPGEQPGPAERDHPEGRRNLEGIRIDPVVEAEHESRRAVISALVEDEPGVLARVSGLVSRRQFNIESLTVGPTTVEGHSRITMVVEETDPGIDQIEKQMAKLKPVISVGEVAGDAVTSELVLLKVEADDPAAVHAVSEMYDGETVDAGPETITVELTGDKADIDSAIGAFERFGIVEVARTGPTALARGNTPTAPGEKPGTAGEPTTHDD; encoded by the coding sequence ATGAGCGGCGACACTTCCGATTCCCGGCCGCTTCCGGGCGAGCAGCCCGGACCAGCGGAGCGCGACCACCCCGAGGGACGGCGGAACCTCGAAGGGATCCGGATCGACCCCGTCGTCGAGGCGGAACACGAGTCGCGGCGCGCGGTCATCTCCGCGCTCGTCGAGGACGAGCCGGGCGTGCTCGCGCGCGTCTCCGGGCTCGTCTCCCGGCGACAGTTCAACATCGAGAGCCTCACCGTCGGGCCGACGACCGTCGAGGGTCACTCGCGGATCACGATGGTCGTCGAGGAGACGGACCCCGGCATCGACCAGATCGAGAAACAGATGGCGAAGCTGAAGCCGGTGATCTCGGTCGGCGAGGTCGCCGGCGACGCCGTCACCTCGGAGCTGGTCCTGCTGAAGGTCGAGGCCGACGACCCGGCCGCGGTCCACGCTGTCTCCGAGATGTACGACGGCGAGACGGTCGACGCCGGCCCGGAGACGATCACCGTCGAACTCACCGGCGACAAGGCCGACATCGACAGCGCGATCGGCGCGTTCGAGCGGTTCGGCATCGTCGAGGTCGCGCGGACGGGACCGACCGCCCTCGCGCGCGGCAACACCCCGACCGCGCCAGGAGAGAAACCCGGAACGGCCGGCGAACCGACCACCCACGACGACTGA
- the ilvC gene encoding ketol-acid reductoisomerase has protein sequence MTDDDTQTFDSIVYYDDDADEEAIAHKTVAVLGYGSQGHAHAQNLADSGVDVIVGLREGSSSRAAAESDGLRVETPADAAAEADIVSVLVPDTVQPDVYENAVEPNLDAGDTLQFAHGFNIHYNQIQPPEDVDVTMVAPKSPGHLVRRNYENDQGTPGLLAVYQDATGDAHDEGLAYAAAIGCTRAGVVETSFREETETDLFGEQAVLCGGVTSLVKQGYETLVDAGYSPEMAYFECLNELKLIVDLMYEGGLGEMWDSVSDTAEYGGLTQGDVVVDEHARENMEEVLEKVQNGQFAREWIAENQAGRPSYTQLRTAEKNHEIEAVGEELRGLFSWEESAEDDEEESAEVTA, from the coding sequence ATGACCGACGACGACACGCAGACGTTCGATTCGATAGTATACTACGACGACGACGCGGACGAGGAGGCGATCGCCCACAAGACGGTGGCCGTCCTCGGCTACGGCTCGCAGGGCCACGCCCACGCGCAGAACCTCGCGGACAGCGGGGTCGACGTGATCGTCGGCCTCCGCGAGGGGAGTTCCTCGCGGGCCGCCGCCGAGAGCGACGGACTCCGCGTGGAGACCCCCGCGGACGCCGCCGCGGAGGCGGACATCGTGAGCGTCCTCGTCCCCGACACGGTCCAGCCGGACGTGTACGAGAACGCGGTCGAGCCGAACCTTGACGCGGGCGACACCCTCCAGTTCGCGCACGGGTTCAACATCCACTACAACCAGATCCAGCCCCCGGAGGACGTCGACGTGACGATGGTCGCTCCGAAGTCGCCGGGCCACCTCGTCCGCCGCAACTACGAGAACGACCAGGGGACGCCCGGCCTGCTCGCGGTGTACCAGGACGCGACCGGCGACGCCCACGACGAGGGGCTGGCGTACGCGGCCGCGATCGGCTGTACCCGCGCCGGCGTCGTCGAGACGTCGTTCCGCGAGGAGACGGAGACCGACCTGTTCGGCGAGCAGGCCGTCCTCTGTGGCGGCGTCACCTCGCTCGTGAAGCAGGGGTACGAGACGCTCGTCGACGCCGGCTACTCGCCGGAAATGGCGTACTTCGAGTGCCTCAACGAGCTGAAGCTCATCGTCGACCTGATGTACGAGGGCGGGCTCGGCGAGATGTGGGACTCGGTGTCCGACACCGCCGAGTACGGCGGACTGACGCAGGGCGACGTGGTCGTCGACGAGCACGCCCGCGAGAACATGGAGGAGGTCTTAGAGAAGGTCCAGAACGGCCAGTTCGCCCGCGAGTGGATCGCGGAGAACCAGGCGGGCCGCCCCTCCTACACCCAGCTCCGGACCGCCGAGAAGAACCACGAGATCGAGGCCGTCGGCGAGGAGCTGCGCGGGCTGTTCTCGTGGGAGGAGTCGGCGGAAGACGACGAGGAGGAGTCGGCCGAGGTGACCGCCTGA
- the leuC gene encoding 3-isopropylmalate dehydratase large subunit, translating to MSEGTLYDKVWDRHTVTRLPTGQDQLFVGLHLVHEVTSPQAFGMLKERGQEVAFPERTHATVDHIVPTGNRDRPYRDEAAESMMAELEENVRGSGIDFSDPDSGDQGIVHVIGPEQGLTQPGMTIVCGDSHTSTHGAFGALAFGIGTSQIRDVLATGCVAMEKQKVRKIEVTGELGEGVTAKDVILTIIGKLGTDGGVGYVYEYAGEAIEDLGMEGRMSICNMSIEGGARAGYVNPDETTYEWLEGTDAFEDDPEEFERLKPYWESIRSDDDAEYDDVVTIDGSAIEPTVTWGTTPGQTAGIIEPIPDPGDLPEEDRDTARRAQKHMRVEPGDTMQGYDIDVAFLGSCTNARLKDLREAAAFVEGREVDDDVRAMVVPGSQRVRDAAEAEGIDEVFKEAGFDWREPGCSMCLGMNDDQLEGDEASASSSNRNFVGRQGSKDGRTVLMSPIMVAAAAVTGEVTDVREMEEVATV from the coding sequence ATGAGCGAGGGGACGCTGTACGACAAGGTGTGGGACCGGCACACGGTGACGCGGCTGCCGACCGGACAGGACCAGCTGTTCGTCGGGCTTCACCTCGTCCACGAGGTCACCAGCCCGCAGGCGTTCGGCATGCTGAAGGAGCGCGGACAGGAGGTCGCGTTCCCGGAGCGGACGCACGCGACCGTCGACCACATCGTGCCGACCGGCAACCGCGACCGCCCCTACCGCGACGAGGCCGCAGAGAGCATGATGGCGGAGCTGGAGGAGAACGTCCGCGGCTCGGGCATCGACTTCTCCGACCCGGACTCCGGCGATCAGGGGATCGTCCACGTCATCGGCCCGGAGCAGGGACTCACCCAGCCGGGGATGACGATCGTCTGCGGCGACTCGCACACCTCGACGCACGGCGCGTTCGGCGCGCTGGCGTTCGGCATTGGCACCTCGCAGATCCGCGACGTGCTGGCGACCGGCTGCGTCGCGATGGAGAAACAGAAGGTCCGCAAGATCGAGGTGACGGGCGAACTCGGCGAGGGCGTCACCGCGAAGGACGTCATCCTGACGATCATCGGGAAGCTCGGGACCGACGGCGGCGTCGGCTACGTGTACGAGTACGCCGGCGAGGCCATCGAGGACCTCGGGATGGAAGGCCGGATGTCGATCTGTAACATGTCGATCGAGGGCGGCGCTCGCGCGGGGTACGTCAACCCCGACGAGACCACCTACGAGTGGCTGGAGGGGACGGACGCCTTCGAGGACGATCCGGAGGAGTTCGAGCGGCTGAAACCCTACTGGGAGTCGATCCGGAGCGACGACGACGCCGAGTACGACGACGTGGTCACCATCGACGGCTCGGCGATCGAACCGACCGTGACGTGGGGGACGACCCCCGGGCAGACGGCCGGGATCATCGAGCCGATCCCGGATCCCGGGGACCTCCCCGAGGAGGACCGCGACACGGCGCGGCGCGCGCAAAAGCACATGCGCGTCGAGCCGGGCGACACGATGCAGGGGTACGACATCGACGTGGCGTTCCTCGGCTCGTGTACCAACGCGCGGCTGAAGGACCTCCGCGAGGCCGCGGCGTTCGTCGAGGGCCGCGAGGTCGACGACGACGTCCGCGCGATGGTCGTCCCCGGCAGTCAGCGCGTCCGCGACGCGGCCGAGGCCGAGGGGATAGACGAGGTGTTCAAAGAGGCCGGATTCGACTGGCGCGAGCCGGGCTGTTCGATGTGTCTCGGCATGAACGACGACCAGCTGGAGGGCGACGAGGCCAGCGCCTCCTCGTCGAACCGGAACTTCGTCGGCCGGCAGGGGTCGAAGGACGGGCGCACCGTCCTGATGAGTCCGATCATGGTCGCGGCCGCGGCGGTGACCGGCGAGGTCACCGACGTCCGCGAGATGGAGGAGGTGGCGACCGTATGA
- the leuD gene encoding 3-isopropylmalate dehydratase small subunit yields MSSPEFSDGEAPAEKVTEVSGTGIPVRGNDIDTDQIIPARFMKVVTFDGLGQFSFFDQRFDDEDNEKDHPFNEERYRGANVLVVNANFGCGSSREHAPQALMRWGIDAVVGESFAEIFAGNCLALGVPTVTADQDDIEALQDYVEANPDAEIDIDVAAETITYGDTVIDATVHDAQRKALVEGVWDTTALMGANEGAVRETARSLPYVPSEDIPGDEA; encoded by the coding sequence ATGAGCTCGCCCGAGTTCAGCGACGGCGAGGCTCCGGCGGAGAAGGTCACCGAGGTCTCCGGCACCGGGATCCCCGTCCGGGGCAACGACATCGACACCGACCAGATCATCCCGGCGCGGTTCATGAAGGTCGTCACCTTCGACGGGCTGGGTCAGTTCTCCTTCTTCGACCAGCGGTTCGACGACGAGGACAACGAGAAGGACCACCCGTTCAACGAAGAGCGGTACCGGGGCGCGAACGTCTTGGTCGTCAACGCCAACTTCGGCTGCGGCTCCTCCCGCGAACACGCGCCGCAGGCGCTGATGCGCTGGGGGATCGACGCGGTCGTCGGCGAGTCGTTCGCGGAGATCTTCGCGGGCAACTGCCTCGCGCTCGGCGTCCCGACGGTCACGGCGGATCAGGACGACATCGAGGCGCTACAGGACTACGTCGAGGCCAACCCCGACGCCGAGATCGACATCGACGTGGCCGCGGAGACGATCACCTACGGCGACACCGTGATCGACGCGACGGTCCACGACGCACAGCGGAAGGCGCTCGTCGAGGGCGTCTGGGACACCACGGCGCTGATGGGCGCGAACGAGGGCGCGGTCCGCGAGACCGCCCGGTCGCTGCCGTACGTGCCGTCCGAGGACATTCCGGGGGACGAGGCGTGA
- a CDS encoding isocitrate/isopropylmalate family dehydrogenase, protein MSHEVVVIEGDGIGKEVVPAAVEVLEALPVDFEFVAADAGDATKEATGEALPAETYDLAADADATLFGAAGETAADVILPLREAVDSFVNVRPAKAYPGVDALRPETDVVFLRENTEGVYAGHEDRLSEDLSTLTRVVTSSASRELAEFACEFVADGRGPAGDPEEGFTVAHKANVMRETDGRFREEVLSVAAERGVDADEELMDAFATKLPLDPTQYGVVVCPNLAGDVLSDLAAGLVGGLGLLPSANVGHDNALFEPVHGTAPDIAGEGIANPTAAILSAAMLVEYLGHAEEGQRVRDAVEGVLSDGPRTGDLGGDAATDEVTAAIVDRL, encoded by the coding sequence GTGAGCCACGAGGTCGTCGTCATCGAGGGCGACGGGATCGGGAAGGAGGTCGTCCCGGCCGCCGTCGAGGTGCTGGAGGCGCTCCCCGTCGACTTCGAGTTCGTCGCGGCCGACGCGGGCGACGCGACGAAGGAGGCGACCGGCGAGGCGCTCCCCGCCGAGACGTACGATCTCGCCGCCGACGCGGACGCGACGCTGTTCGGCGCGGCCGGCGAGACGGCCGCCGACGTCATTCTCCCGCTGCGGGAGGCGGTCGACTCGTTCGTCAACGTCAGGCCCGCGAAGGCGTACCCCGGCGTCGACGCGCTCCGCCCGGAGACGGACGTGGTCTTCCTCCGCGAGAACACCGAGGGCGTCTACGCGGGCCACGAAGACCGGCTGAGCGAGGATCTCTCGACGCTGACGCGCGTCGTCACCTCGTCGGCCTCCCGCGAGCTGGCGGAGTTCGCGTGCGAGTTCGTCGCGGACGGCCGCGGTCCCGCCGGCGACCCCGAGGAGGGGTTCACGGTCGCGCACAAGGCGAACGTGATGCGCGAGACGGACGGGCGCTTCCGCGAGGAGGTGCTCTCGGTCGCCGCGGAGCGCGGCGTCGACGCCGACGAGGAGCTGATGGACGCGTTCGCGACGAAGCTCCCGCTCGACCCGACCCAGTACGGCGTGGTCGTCTGCCCGAACCTCGCGGGCGACGTGCTCTCCGACCTGGCCGCCGGGCTCGTCGGCGGGCTCGGGCTGCTCCCCTCGGCGAACGTCGGCCACGACAACGCGCTGTTCGAGCCGGTCCACGGCACCGCGCCCGACATCGCCGGCGAGGGGATCGCGAACCCGACCGCGGCGATCCTCTCCGCGGCCATGCTCGTCGAGTACCTCGGGCACGCCGAGGAGGGCCAGCGCGTGCGCGACGCGGTCGAGGGCGTCCTCTCCGACGGGCCGCGCACCGGTGACCTCGGCGGCGACGCCGCGACCGACGAGGTCACGGCGGCAATCGTCGACCGTCTGTAG
- a CDS encoding DUF555 domain-containing protein: protein MSNYEVAMEAAWLVRDVEETDDAIGVAVSEAGKRLNETDKQYVEVEPGVTGCPACGEPFDAAFLAANTALVGLLLEIDVFNADSEEHAERIAKSEVGGALRDVPLEVIDVFETEADDEDEEPER from the coding sequence ATGAGCAACTACGAGGTCGCGATGGAAGCCGCCTGGTTGGTCCGAGACGTCGAGGAGACCGACGACGCCATCGGCGTCGCGGTCAGCGAAGCCGGCAAGCGACTCAACGAGACGGACAAGCAGTACGTCGAGGTCGAACCCGGCGTCACCGGCTGTCCGGCCTGCGGCGAGCCGTTCGACGCCGCGTTCCTCGCGGCGAACACGGCGCTCGTGGGACTCCTCTTGGAGATCGACGTGTTCAACGCCGACAGCGAGGAGCACGCGGAGCGGATCGCGAAAAGCGAGGTCGGCGGCGCGCTCCGCGACGTTCCGCTCGAAGTCATCGACGTCTTCGAGACCGAGGCCGACGACGAAGACGAGGAGCCGGAACGGTAA
- a CDS encoding CBS domain-containing protein, which yields MELPTPQDLRERRTALELTQSELADAADVSQPLIARIEGGDVDPRLSTLRRIVNALQEAEGEVVRASDLMNETVISVAPDDAVSGAVELMEAEAYSQLPVLQNGVPVGSISQGDVVHAGENVGDHPVSEVMSESFPTVAPSATVDEVRNLLDHYKAVMVTDGGETVGIITEADIAAQLS from the coding sequence ATGGAACTGCCGACGCCACAGGACCTCCGCGAGCGCCGGACGGCACTGGAGCTGACCCAGAGCGAACTCGCCGACGCCGCGGACGTCTCCCAGCCGCTCATCGCGCGGATCGAGGGCGGCGACGTCGACCCCCGGCTCTCCACGCTCCGCCGCATCGTCAACGCCCTTCAGGAGGCGGAAGGCGAAGTCGTGCGCGCGTCCGACCTGATGAACGAGACCGTGATCAGCGTCGCGCCGGACGACGCCGTGAGCGGGGCCGTCGAGCTCATGGAGGCGGAGGCGTACTCGCAGCTCCCCGTCCTCCAGAACGGCGTGCCGGTCGGTTCGATCAGTCAGGGCGACGTCGTCCACGCCGGCGAGAACGTCGGCGATCACCCCGTGAGCGAAGTGATGAGCGAGTCGTTCCCGACGGTCGCGCCGTCGGCGACCGTCGACGAGGTCAGGAACCTGCTGGACCACTACAAGGCCGTGATGGTCACCGACGGCGGCGAGACGGTCGGGATCATCACGGAGGCCGACATCGCCGCGCAGCTGTCGTAG
- a CDS encoding ferredoxin--nitrite reductase, translating into MPTDVENWKSEVYGNEVRDRLFEFAEEGFDSIPDDERDAWFERFKWWGLYHQRNGQEGYFMMRIGTPNGVLEPGQLRVVGEIADEYARGPGTNPIFGDAYADFTTRQSIQLHWIELSDVPAIFEKLEENGLSTQQACGDSWRNIVGNPVAGKDAQEVIDAWPVIRELNETFKGNDDHANLPRKWKVSVTGSADGSGQGDINDLAFEPAYKEVDGEDAVGFNVRVGGGLSRNEPRFARDIDVWVSPDRVADVAGGLSALFRDNGDREDRYNARIKFLVDEWGPEKVRETLQDEYVDFELRTAGRDVREEYTYNTGAGERNDLIGVHDQKDGRNFVGLNVLVGRMGAEDVLDLADLADEYGSGEVRLSQRQNVIVTDVPDDALDAFLDEPLLEHYSPSPSPFMRGSVACTGTEFCSLSIVETKNRQVRFARWLKANVDLPDGVDEFHIHLSGCTASCAQPQIADVSLRGMKTRKDGDPVEALDVGLGGGLGDEPEFARWVTQRLPADEVPGAIANLIEGFAAERDEDESFRAFVARHDDEELDALVEPEETDYEDPMMHNTKRTWYPYAENDAMEDAPPAPSDD; encoded by the coding sequence ATGCCAACGGACGTAGAGAACTGGAAATCCGAGGTCTACGGGAACGAGGTCCGAGACCGCCTCTTCGAGTTCGCCGAGGAGGGGTTCGACTCGATCCCCGACGACGAGCGAGACGCGTGGTTCGAGCGCTTCAAGTGGTGGGGGCTGTACCACCAGCGGAACGGACAGGAGGGCTACTTCATGATGCGGATCGGCACGCCGAACGGCGTCCTCGAACCGGGACAGCTCCGGGTCGTCGGCGAGATCGCCGACGAGTACGCCCGGGGGCCGGGGACGAACCCGATCTTCGGCGACGCCTACGCCGACTTCACCACCCGGCAGTCGATCCAGCTCCACTGGATCGAGCTCTCCGACGTGCCCGCGATCTTCGAGAAACTGGAGGAGAACGGGCTCTCGACCCAGCAGGCCTGCGGCGACTCCTGGCGCAACATCGTCGGGAACCCCGTCGCGGGCAAGGACGCCCAGGAGGTGATCGACGCGTGGCCGGTCATCCGGGAGCTCAACGAGACGTTCAAGGGAAACGACGACCACGCCAACCTCCCGCGGAAGTGGAAGGTGTCCGTGACCGGCTCCGCCGACGGCTCCGGGCAGGGTGACATCAACGACCTCGCGTTCGAGCCGGCGTACAAGGAGGTCGACGGCGAGGACGCCGTCGGCTTCAACGTGCGCGTCGGCGGCGGCCTCTCGCGCAACGAGCCGCGCTTCGCCCGCGACATCGACGTCTGGGTATCCCCGGACCGGGTGGCCGACGTCGCCGGCGGACTCTCCGCGCTGTTCCGCGACAACGGCGACCGCGAGGACCGGTACAACGCCCGGATCAAGTTCCTCGTCGACGAATGGGGGCCGGAGAAGGTCCGAGAGACCTTACAGGACGAGTACGTCGACTTCGAGCTCCGCACCGCGGGCCGCGACGTCCGCGAAGAGTACACGTACAACACGGGAGCGGGCGAGCGCAACGACCTGATCGGCGTCCACGACCAGAAGGACGGCCGCAACTTCGTCGGGCTCAACGTCCTCGTCGGGCGGATGGGTGCCGAAGACGTCCTCGATCTGGCCGATCTGGCCGACGAGTACGGCTCCGGCGAAGTCCGGCTCTCGCAGCGACAGAACGTCATCGTCACCGACGTGCCGGACGACGCCCTCGACGCCTTCCTCGACGAACCGCTCTTGGAGCACTACTCGCCGTCCCCCTCGCCGTTCATGCGCGGCTCGGTCGCGTGTACGGGCACCGAGTTCTGCTCGCTGTCCATCGTCGAGACGAAGAACCGGCAGGTGCGGTTCGCGCGCTGGCTGAAAGCCAACGTCGACCTCCCGGACGGCGTCGACGAGTTCCACATCCACCTCTCCGGGTGTACGGCCTCGTGCGCGCAGCCGCAGATCGCGGACGTGAGCCTGCGCGGGATGAAGACCCGCAAGGACGGCGATCCGGTCGAGGCGCTCGACGTCGGCCTCGGCGGCGGGCTCGGCGACGAGCCGGAGTTCGCCCGGTGGGTCACCCAGCGCCTCCCCGCCGACGAGGTCCCGGGAGCGATCGCGAACCTGATCGAGGGTTTCGCGGCCGAGCGCGACGAGGACGAGTCGTTCCGCGCGTTCGTCGCACGCCACGACGACGAGGAGCTGGACGCGCTCGTCGAACCAGAGGAGACGGACTACGAGGATCCCATGATGCACAACACGAAGCGCACGTGGTACCCGTACGCCGAGAACGACGCGATGGAGGACGCCCCGCCCGCGCCGTCGGACGACTGA